A genomic segment from Paenibacillus phoenicis encodes:
- a CDS encoding sensor histidine kinase produces the protein MRRMFDKFYQGDPSRSMTGTGLGLTIVKRIIDLCEGTVEVDSELGVGSVFTIRLTLGIDLQSKGP, from the coding sequence ATGCGGCGCATGTTTGATAAATTTTACCAAGGCGATCCCTCCCGTTCCATGACGGGGACCGGATTGGGACTAACCATTGTCAAGCGCATTATCGATCTGTGCGAGGGGACAGTTGAGGTAGACAGCGAACTTGGAGTAGGCTCGGTATTTACGATTCGGCTGACTCTTGGTATAGATCTCCAATCTAAGGGACCATAA
- a CDS encoding carbohydrate-binding protein has protein sequence MISRKVSIKAASLMVALAVFLSTFFAVLPASAASRGAWAPNTSYAVNDTVTYNGSTYTCIQAHTSLVGWEPPVVPALWSLSGGGGGTTPTPPPTTPPSTVTKPAEVPSRIWTYVMNADNAYGKGGDFALLLSAVIKKESYFGDGLSGSPSAGDGLMQVEPNTRNAYLSQFSAKYGHAYNHNSEQDQVYMGALILNEKIVRFGSIYNGLLHYNGGDYWYPGATDSYGRPILADQYANTVYAQYKSYGGRY, from the coding sequence ATGATTAGTAGAAAGGTCTCTATTAAAGCCGCATCACTTATGGTCGCTTTAGCCGTATTCCTATCTACATTTTTCGCAGTTCTTCCAGCGAGTGCAGCCTCCAGAGGAGCATGGGCTCCAAATACTTCCTATGCAGTCAACGATACCGTAACTTATAACGGAAGTACTTATACTTGTATTCAAGCGCATACTTCCCTCGTCGGTTGGGAACCCCCGGTTGTTCCTGCTTTATGGTCGTTAAGCGGCGGCGGCGGTGGAACTACACCAACCCCACCACCAACAACCCCGCCTTCCACAGTAACGAAACCAGCGGAAGTTCCGAGCCGCATCTGGACCTATGTGATGAATGCGGATAATGCCTATGGCAAAGGCGGAGATTTTGCTTTATTGTTAAGCGCCGTGATCAAGAAGGAAAGCTACTTTGGAGATGGTTTATCGGGCAGTCCCTCAGCCGGCGACGGATTGATGCAGGTTGAACCCAACACGCGGAATGCGTATTTATCTCAATTTAGTGCGAAATATGGCCATGCCTATAATCACAACAGTGAGCAGGATCAGGTATATATGGGTGCACTGATTTTGAATGAGAAGATTGTTCGATTCGGCAGCATCTATAACGGCTTATTGCACTATAACGGGGGAGATTATTGGTATCCGGGTGCTACGGATTCCTATGGCCGCCCGATTCTGGCCGACCAATATGCAAATACCGTTTACGCTCAGTATAAGAGCTATGGCGGCAGATACTAA
- a CDS encoding methyltransferase domain-containing protein → MKEQLARNISIYRKEKGLTQEELAQILGVSFQAISKWENAQTMPDISLLPPLSKTLEVSIDKLLGYASQDKRITIYEDAYKTQEYYWGTVPNQACYQVLQLMPPTKHLKLLDVGCGEGKDAVFFARNGYDVSAFDVSDAGIEKTRKLAEQAGVHVHVFKADILDYRLDTYYDIIFSSGVLHYIKPEYRKDIFENYKQFTNENGLHVLNVFVHKPFIAPPPEKEPHAYKWYSGELLSHYHNWLIKDSSEIVFDCHSSGIPHKHAMTKLIAQKISSLD, encoded by the coding sequence ATGAAGGAACAATTGGCGAGAAACATAAGTATCTACCGCAAAGAGAAGGGGCTTACGCAAGAAGAATTGGCACAAATCCTCGGGGTTTCTTTTCAAGCCATATCCAAATGGGAAAATGCCCAGACGATGCCTGATATATCGCTCTTACCCCCGTTATCCAAAACCCTGGAAGTCAGCATCGACAAACTTCTGGGCTATGCCTCGCAAGACAAACGGATTACGATTTATGAGGATGCGTATAAGACGCAAGAATATTACTGGGGGACTGTGCCGAATCAAGCCTGTTATCAGGTCTTACAACTTATGCCGCCAACCAAACACTTAAAATTACTGGATGTGGGATGCGGCGAAGGGAAAGACGCGGTCTTCTTTGCACGAAATGGATATGATGTCAGCGCCTTTGATGTTTCGGATGCCGGAATTGAGAAAACGAGGAAACTTGCTGAACAAGCCGGCGTTCATGTTCATGTCTTTAAGGCAGATATTTTAGATTACCGTTTAGATACTTATTACGACATCATCTTTTCCAGCGGGGTGCTTCACTACATCAAACCGGAGTATCGTAAAGACATCTTTGAAAATTATAAGCAATTCACGAATGAAAACGGCCTGCACGTCTTGAATGTGTTCGTACATAAACCGTTTATCGCTCCACCTCCCGAAAAAGAGCCCCATGCCTATAAATGGTACTCTGGTGAATTGCTCTCCCATTATCACAACTGGCTGATCAAAGATAGCTCAGAAATTGTGTTCGACTGCCATTCCTCAGGGATTCCTCACAAACATGCCATGACGAAATTGATTGCCCAGAAGATCAGCTCACTAGACTAA
- a CDS encoding TetR/AcrR family transcriptional regulator, whose product MNKINEGEGTTRRRGSELEAAIIQAAWEELMEVGFHNLTIEGVAARAQTSKPVIYRRWPNREELVLAAILNHLPAVSEKLPDTGKLRSDVLLLLNQLNEILHQIGPKTIHGLMSVLSGIPFSDILNFRRTNAMTILLNRAAERGEIRPEKITPRITRLPVDLVRHEWLITLEPVSMATMEEIVDEIFLPLLK is encoded by the coding sequence CGAAGGAACGACGAGAAGACGAGGATCTGAATTGGAGGCGGCCATAATTCAAGCCGCGTGGGAAGAATTGATGGAGGTTGGTTTTCATAACCTTACGATTGAAGGAGTTGCCGCTCGTGCTCAAACCAGCAAGCCTGTCATTTATCGGCGTTGGCCGAATCGGGAAGAGCTTGTCCTGGCAGCCATCCTAAATCATCTGCCGGCGGTTTCGGAGAAACTCCCGGATACCGGGAAACTGCGCAGCGATGTGCTCCTCTTGCTCAATCAGTTAAATGAGATTCTGCATCAAATTGGGCCCAAAACGATTCATGGCCTCATGTCCGTATTATCTGGCATCCCCTTCTCCGATATTCTCAATTTCCGAAGAACCAACGCCATGACGATCCTTTTGAACCGAGCGGCAGAGAGAGGGGAAATCCGTCCTGAGAAAATTACGCCGCGCATTACAAGGCTGCCTGTAGATCTCGTGAGACATGAGTGGTTGATTACTTTAGAACCCGTCTCCATGGCGACCATGGAGGAGATCGTGGATGAGATTTTTTTGCCGCTGCTGAAATGA
- a CDS encoding tRNA dihydrouridine synthase, with product MEDVTHVVFRHVVSQAGRPDVFFTEFANTESYCHPEGNHSVRGRLLFTEDEQPIVAHIWGDKPEYFAKMSIGMAKQGFQGIDINMGCPVPNVATNGMGSGLILRPTVAAEVIQAAKAGGLPVSVKTRLGFNEVEEWRDWLTHILKQDIVNLSIHLRTREEMSQVAAHWELIPEIKALRDQVAPQTLLTINGDIPDRQTGLKLAEQYGVDGIMIGRGIFKNPFAFEKEPREHSTTEYLDLLRLHLDLHDQYSEQLEARPFKALQRFFKVYVKGFRGASELRNQLMSTTSTDEVRKMLDEFAEQTVSD from the coding sequence ATGGAAGATGTGACGCATGTGGTGTTTCGTCATGTCGTGAGTCAAGCAGGCAGACCGGACGTCTTCTTCACGGAGTTTGCCAATACGGAGAGCTATTGTCACCCGGAGGGGAATCATAGCGTACGCGGGCGTCTGCTCTTTACCGAAGATGAACAACCGATCGTGGCGCATATATGGGGCGATAAGCCGGAGTATTTTGCAAAGATGAGTATCGGTATGGCGAAGCAAGGATTCCAGGGGATCGATATCAATATGGGGTGCCCGGTTCCGAATGTGGCCACCAATGGGATGGGGAGTGGCTTAATTCTCCGTCCTACGGTTGCCGCCGAAGTGATCCAAGCCGCCAAGGCCGGGGGATTGCCTGTAAGCGTGAAGACGAGACTTGGTTTCAACGAGGTGGAGGAATGGCGGGATTGGTTGACCCATATTTTGAAGCAAGACATTGTGAATCTGTCGATCCACCTGCGCACCCGAGAAGAAATGAGCCAAGTTGCGGCCCACTGGGAATTGATTCCGGAAATTAAGGCGCTTCGAGATCAAGTGGCACCACAGACCCTGCTTACGATTAATGGAGACATTCCGGACCGGCAAACCGGTTTGAAGCTGGCAGAACAGTATGGGGTGGATGGGATCATGATTGGAAGAGGGATTTTTAAGAACCCATTTGCCTTTGAAAAAGAGCCGAGAGAGCATAGCACTACCGAATATCTTGATCTGTTAAGACTGCATTTGGATCTCCATGATCAGTATTCTGAACAATTGGAGGCGCGTCCGTTCAAGGCGCTGCAACGTTTTTTCAAGGTTTATGTCAAAGGGTTCCGCGGGGCAAGTGAATTAAGAAATCAGTTGATGAGCACAACGTCAACCGATGAAGTGCGGAAGATGCTAGATGAGTTTGCTGAGCAGACGGTCAGTGACTAG